Below is a window of Vulpes vulpes isolate BD-2025 chromosome 5, VulVul3, whole genome shotgun sequence DNA.
ttatatgtaggcaaatcgaactccaataaaaaaaatacataaaataaaataaacaaataaaatggttaaaagaaaaaagaagaacctgAATCCTACCATTCTACTTGATTCAGAATACTTGGAAAAACAATCCATCCAAAAGGTTTATGTAGTTAAATAATACAAATCTTAATAGAAAACTTGTTTCTGCATAGAGACCTGGAGGTGTCAACAGGAACAGGGAAAGTGTGAGTCCCCTGGCCAGGTGACAAGACTTCTAACAAGAAGAGGATCaaaccacccccccaaaaaaaaaaaaaaggatcaaacaTCTCAGTTACTACAAACACggtaggaagaaaaagaataagaaaaatctaagaaTTTAACATGAATTTAACGCAGGTTTTTATTACTGAGGACATTTTCCCTGTAGCTGAGGCTCCTTGCGAAGgatgcaaatattaaaaagacatggACTTTGCTCTCAAGAATCCTAAGAATTAGAAGGGAAAAGGACCTGATGGGGGCAACAAGGGATGGGGGTCAGGAATAGAATTGTCAAAGTGAAGGAAAAGGAGCTGGCAATTGTCGCCAGGCAGAGACAGCCTCCAATTCTGACTCAGGGACGGCTCACTGGTGGAAAGGATGACTCACTGGAGGATATGATGTCTGTGACCCATGAGGTTGCTGGGGCATCAGGTTATGCTGagttaaattttgaaatttaagttCCAGAACCAAGTCAGAACAACAAATCCCCCTGAATCACGCTGAGCTGACACTGAGAACCGGTCAATAGGGAGGACTAAGGAAGAGTTGGCCACAGGGAGTGGCCAGGACGTCAGTGCTGAGCTGGGTTTAGGTAAGTGCTGGAGCCTGGGCGGCTGAGATCCCGCTCCGAAGGGAAGTCCGTGCACTGAGGTCTCCAGTGGGCTTTCCTGGAGGAACAAGGAGGAGGCCCTCtgcagcaggtggaggggaggctgcaggggggAAGGGCACGGGCGGCAGGAGGGCTGAGGACACAGGGAAAGGTGGGGAGACACGTGGGAAAGAGCAGGAAGAGGGCTCCAGAGACTCACCAGCGCTTCCAGAGCCACCACGCCAGGCCTGCCAGGAGCACCAGGGGCACGATCACCACCAGGAAGACCAAGTTCACGGAGTGGGGCTGCTCTGTGGGGTTGGGCACAGAGGGTGTCATTTCCTGTCCACCCTGGGTTGAACTGCACCTCCCACAACCTCTCTGCCCCTGTCACCCTCTCCCTGACTGACCGCCCTTCCTCCTTTCACTTCTCCCATCCCTCCTCAGAGATGGACATTCCACCTAACCCTCCACATCCTCCCACATCTGCAGGACCCTCACCCTCAGCTCTTCCATTTCTTGGAATACAGATATTTTAATGTTGGGGACTAGAATGACTAGCAACCTAAATttttcatcaggctccccaactCTACTGAAGGACCCCGTGCCCCTTTCCCAGCTGGACCCGACACTTCCTCACCCCAGTGGAGGACCATGTCCTGGCCTCCTAGACTGCTGTGTCTCACACGGCAGGACAGGCCAGCTGCCTCCTTGACTTTCACATCCAAGGACACTTGAAGGTACCACGTCCCATCGGTATTGGGCAAAATATCGCTATACAAGGtgccctgctgctcctgctcGCCCCGCATCCACGTCACCCACACAGGCTTGGGGTAGAAACCAGAGACATGGCACACCAGCAGCAGAtggccaggcccagggctggggccagcaGACAGCCAGGCCTCGGGCCGCACTGCAGAGACAGGACAGGGATTCACAGACTGAGGGGAGGTGCTCACATCACCTTAGACAGACACACCTTTCCGCCTCTTGAAGCCCATCACCATCACCCCTTCACCCTCTTGACTCTCTCTTACTCTGAATTTGAGGGCACAGTACAGATTTCTGAGCACAGGATGCAGAAAGcttggagggagggagcaggactGACCTTGTCGCTGGAGATATGCTTTCCCTGCATCGAGAAGACCCAACAGGAACCGGGGGCAGGAGTCAAAGAGGAGCTTGTGGACTATTTCACTGAAAACATGGTATTCATTGAAAAGACTGCAGACCTTCTGAGCCCTACTTCCTCCCTCTGGAGATGGCCTCCATGATGTGTTCTGGAAACTCAGGAGATCAGATCCCTGATAAGCCaactgcaggaagcctgctgatGCTTCTCCAAAGTGGGAATCACAGCCTAATACCAGCTGAATCTGAAAGGGATCTGGGGAAGAGAGATGTGGGTGATAAGACAGCAGGAGTGAAAGAGATGACATGAGACGAGTGGAAGCCATGGATGgtggaaacagagggagaagttcAGGGGATTGAATGGAATGGAGCACAGTTTGGCTTGAGGCAAGCCTCAAAGGGGAAGTGGTGGTCgctggaagcagaggaagaggtaaATGATAGAGGAAGGAGCAAATGTTGTAGGAGAGACATGAAGGATGTGGGCATAAAATAAGGAAGGGCTTGGCCGGAGAGCTGGGCTAGAAAAAAACGAGGGTGAAGGGAGCACAGGGGGTGACAGGGTCGCATAGACAGACATCGCTGCTGGGATAGGATGGGGAGAAAAGCACACAGATCAAGGAGTCAGTCACAGAGCAAGGACCAGAGCTGCCTGGTTGGAGGCCAGGGAAAGGGGTGGTCGTGGGAGAACTAgtgggacaggagagcccagcctgTGGCCAATGAGAGGAGCGGGACGGAGCAGAAGATGGGAAGCTTTTCAACAATCGGGGTCTGGCTCCACCCTCTGCCCAGATGAGTGTGAACCTTTATATGGCAGAGAAACATGAGGTTCAGAGTCCGGTGGAGCTCATTTCCTAGAGGAAGAAGGAACTCAAGGAGACACACacgcacctgccacctgccacccaaGCCCGAGGGAACAGAACTCACATTCAAGTTGCCAGTCACGGATGTGGTTATGAAATGTGGAAGAGGATCGGATGGTGCATGTGTAGAATAAGTTCTGCACTTCCAGGAGCTCCTCGTTGCTGAAGTTGCCCTTGGACCAAGGCTGCAGGTAACGGAAAGCTCCTGTCTTGTTGTTCCAGCCGTGAGTCTGCAGCTCATCCAGCCAAGCTGAGCCTTGATTCTGCGTCAAGGAACTGCTGTAAAAGGATGTGGTCAGGATGATCCGGAAGGAGATCGGCTCCTGGGAATCTGTGGGGAAGGACATAAGCTTTGGGAGTGCAAGGcctggagaaggaaagggagtggAGACTAAGGTGCCAGGGACGGGACCCAAAATCTGCAGGACAGAGAAACCATAGTCGACTCAGGAGACACGTGCTGCCCCTGAGCCCGAGCCTCGCACCCATCCTTCAGGAGAGCACAGGGCCGTGGGGCCGGGGATACTTGGGAAGGACTCAGCTGACTCTCCCCCTGCCCAGGTCTGTGCCGGGAACCCACACcacccgtgcacacacacagagacaattgcacacacacaaccacagAGAATACACATGCGCACCCACATATGCGCATCTACACACAGAGACACCCAGACACTTACCCACACATGTGCAAGGACACCAGACAGGCACCGGTACACACTTAAATATACACGTACTGCAATGCACACaagcacatgtacacacataacagacacacagacttacagacacacagaatgagggaaatacacagagacacacaggaacaCGTAGACtcaaaagcacacacacacacacacacacacacacatgtgcgccCACTGGGCAGGACCCAAGCTCTCACCATCTTCGCTGTCACCCCCCGGGAGGAGAACTGCCAACAGCACAAGTTGCAGGAACAGCATTGTGTTTGCAGAAGTTCTTTCTCTTGCAAAGTCGCTCTTTGACTTCTGTCCTCACACACCAaccccctcccagcctctctcctctGACTTCCTCTCCAACACAACCCTTCCCTGAGTCTCTGCCACAATGCAAATGTGCTCCTCCCTCAACCTCTGGTACCTACTCAGTCTCActtcccctcctgctctgcctcccctctggcctccagctTCTCCCTGTCACCAGTATCCATCCTACCCCCGCCCCTGATTCAGATGCTACAGAACAAGTCCTGTGTAGCCTGGAAAAGTGGCCCCACCTCTCAGCCCTTTCTTCTCACCCAGACAATAACCCAGGAAAACACCCGGCTCCCAGCACCAGCCCTGGACCTGctgtccttctgtccctcctaCCCTGTGACGCCCCCCCCAAGGTATTTCCTtccctgtcccacccccaccccagctccttcaCATCCCTGACTTCTCACTGCTTGTGCCAAAAAACCAACGAAAGAACTCAATTCAGAGACCCACCTGGTTTTATTAAGTGATTCAAGAACTGGGCAGCCTCCCACCTGGCAGGTAAGGGGAGCTCTGAGCTGTGGTGCAAATGGAGGGTTTTCATAGGAAGGAAGTtggtgaaagaagagaaaggagggatccctgggtggcacagcggtttggcgcctgcctttggcccagggcgcgatcctggagacccgggatcgaatcccacgtcgggctcccggtgcatggagcctgcttcttcctctgcctttgtctctggtatgtctctgcctgtgtctctgactctgtctctccttctatctctcaagaataaataaataaaatctttaaaaaaaaaaaaaagaagacaaaggagtGTTTCAGGGAAGGTCCCTTACCCTTAACGGGGAGAACAGGGGGTCTAACCATGCAGATGACCTCCCCTCCGTGGGGATGGAGACAGCCCATGTGGCAGAGAACCTCCCTGGGCCAAACCAGAGACTCCCTCACTGATGGTGAAGACTTCCCTTTCTGGGGGAGATGGGAACTGCAGCTGGTTAGAGACTCAGCCAGATCTGGGGACTTGGACCAAGGTGCCATTAGGGCCCAAGGGTTTCTTTTCCACAGATGCTCTATTTGCTTGTCCAGATTCCCCATGATTGTAGCAGCCTCAGCAACCCCCAGTCCTCCATTATTCTTCAGGAGGAACCAACAGGCATCACAGAGACCACAGGACATGGAATCATCTGAAGAGTTCCCCCTCCATCTGACTGGCATTAATACATATTCACTCACCACCAGACACTTAGCACCTGCTTGGACCCAAGCGCTGTGCTGCCTTCGTGAAGATACAGTGTGCGCAGGGCAGGCTGTATTCAAGGAGTTTTTAGGGAAGAAAAACACATAGACCAGGAAGTATAAATTTGGGGGCGCTGAATGCCTTTTCCCTTGTTCATTTCATCTATTTTAAGATTCAAGATGGCTTACATACTGtgttagattagtttcaggtgtgcagtaCAGGGGTTCAGCAATTCTATGTATTATCCAAGCTCATCAGTGTGGGTGCAACCCTGCTCCCCTTCACTattccccatccccactcccctgccctcaGAGAACCAGAAGTGTGTTCTCTATAGATAGCAGTCTGTTTTTAactttgtcatttatttctgttacttttctttgtttcttcaattcctcATATGAAgggggccactgggtggctcagcggttgagcgtctgtctttggcccaggtcgtgaccccgaggtccgggatcaaatcccatgtcgggttccctgcatagagcctgcttctccctcaccctgtgtctctgcccctcgatctgtgtcgctcatgaaaaaataaataaaatctttttttttaattccaggtaTGAAGATATCATATGGCGCTcatctttctctgattatttcactcaccatcatactctctagctccatccatgttggtgcaaatggcaagacttcagtcatttttatggctgagtaatatcccactgAGCGTGGATACCACACCTTTTTCATTTTTCCGTGTTCATCTATCTAGGGACACTTGGGCTGGTTCCATACATTGACTACCGTAAATAATGCTGGAgtaacattgaggtgcatgtttcttttcatttactgCCGTTACATTGTTTGGGTAACTAGTCAATAGTAGAATGACTGCATCAgatgataattctgtttttaattttttaaattttattcgtttattcatgagagacacaggcagagggagaagcaggctccatgctgggagcccgacgtggaactcgatcccgggtctccaggatcacaccctgggctgaaggtggtgctaaaccgctgagccacccgggctgccctgtttttaattttttgaggacccgccacactgttttccaccaTGGCTGCACCAGTctacgttcccaccaacagtgcacaagaattcCCTTTGCTCCACTCCCTCtacaacacttgtttcttgtgtacTTTTGAATCAGCCAATGtgacaggtgtggggtgatatctcattgtggttttgatttgcatttccctggtgatgagtgatgttgagccttttttcctgtgtctgtgtctgttggccatatgggTGTCTTCTTTAGGGAAATGTTTACTCATGtcttctacacatttttttttcttgtatttgttcttgtggtgttgagttgtacaagttctttgtatattttggatagtagccctttattgAATATGTAATTAGGAAATACCTACTGACATTCGGTGATCGCTCTTTAGCTTTATTGATTCTTCTTTCTGtacaaaagaattttattttgatgtattcccaatagttcatttttgcttttgtttctttcaccTCTGGAGACGTATCTGGAAAAATGATGCTGTGGCTAATGTCTGAGACCTTAAtatctgtgctctcttctaggattttatggctttaggtatcacatttaggtccttaatccactttgattttatttttctgtctggtATAAAAaagtcatccagggatccctgggtggcgcagcggtttggcgcctgcctttggcccagggcgcgatcctggagacctgggatcgaatcccacatcgggctcccggtgcatggagcctgcttctccctccgcctgtgtctctgcctctctctctctctctgtgactatcataaataaataaataaataaataaataaataaataaataaataaataaaattttaaaaagtcatccagtttccttattttgcatttaatatccagttttcccaacatcatttgttgaagagactttctatttcccattgtatattcttgcctcctttgtcaaagtttaattgaccataaaatcaTGGGTTTGTTTATGGGCTCTCTCCTCTGTTCCATGGATATATGCGTCtacttttatgccagtactataatatttgattactgcagctttgttttataacttgaaatctggaattatgacaccttcaactttgtttttctttttagattgctTTACCATTCAGAgtttttgtgtttccatacaaagtTTAAGGTTGTTTGCTCGAGctgtgtgaaaaatgctattgatattttcaaGAGATTACAAAAATCTGTAAATTCCTTTGGGGAGTATGAATATGtcagcaatatttgttcttctaatccatgaacatggaatgtctttccatttctttgtggccCTTTCAAtgttttcatcaatgttttatagttttcagaatccAAATCTTTCAATTCTTTGTATAACTGTATTGCTAGGTATTgcattatttttggtgcaattgaaatgggtgtattttcttaatttctctttatgctgcTTCACTCTTAGTGCATAGAAATATCAGAATGTGTagtctgctgttttaggatggaatggtctgaaatatcatttatctatctgGCTCAATGTATCACTCAAGGTGattgtttctttgttaattttctgctTGGATGATCTGTTTACCAATgcaagtggggtattaaagtcctctactattattgcattactATGGATTACCTCCTTCGTGTTTGTTACCAGTTTTTGAGCGCTCCCATGTTAGGCACataaatatttacctttattgtatcttcttgttggactgttccctttattattatatagagtCCTTCTTTGCCTCATGTTAGTCTTTCTGGTAATGTCCATCGTGTAGGATAGAAGCATTGCTATCTTGGCTTTCAGTTCAAAGCCATTtgcttgataaatgtttctccaccccTTCAGTTTGAATCTCATGTgcctttaggtctgaaatgagtctcttgtaggcagaatatggatggatcttgcttttttattcatcccatcaccctatgtcttttgattgaagcatttaatACATTTACATTCAATGCAATTATTGATTGGTATGTACTTATTGTCCCCTTGTTACTTGTTCTATGACTCTATTTGTAGTTGTtctatgttcttttctctttttttgctcttttctccaATGGTTAGTTTGCTTCTTCAGTGATATATGTGGattatttctcttgaatttttacATACATATTACTAATTTTCAATTTCTAGTTATTAATCAGTTTATATAGAACAGCTTTTGCATATAGCAGTCAATATCAAGTTAAGGTCACTTTACGCACCTTTTACTCCTTTCCTGACCCTCACTTATGTTTTAGGTATATTTTGTCATAGTTTacaaccttttattttgtgagtcccttaACTGACGTTTacaaatatccttatttttattgcttttatgatTCCTTTCCTTTTGATCTTtgctttccactcagagtcccctttaacatttcttgcagtgTTGggttagtggtcatgaattcctttaacacTTAagtgtctgagaaactctttatccctccttctattctgaatgccAGTCTTGGTGGCTAGAGTAATCTTGGCTGaagtttttcctttcagtactttgaatatatcatgccatttttttctagcctgcaaagtttctgctgaaaaatcagcttcATGGGTTTcctttctatgtcttcttttcttttgttggttttaaaattctcctttatcactactttttgccattttaattaatatgtattatgGTGTGgactcc
It encodes the following:
- the LOC112910124 gene encoding T-cell surface glycoprotein CD1a-like isoform X1, whose amino-acid sequence is MLFLQLVLLAVLLPGGDSEDDSQEPISFRIILTTSFYSSSLTQNQGSAWLDELQTHGWNNKTGAFRYLQPWSKGNFSNEELLEVQNLFYTCTIRSSSTFHNHIRDWQLEYPFQIQLVLGCDSHFGEASAGFLQLAYQGSDLLSFQNTSWRPSPEGGSRAQKVCSLFNEYHVFSEIVHKLLFDSCPRFLLGLLDAGKAYLQRQVRPEAWLSAGPSPGPGHLLLVCHVSGFYPKPVWVTWMRGEQEQQGTLYSDILPNTDGTWYLQVSLDVKVKEAAGLSCRVRHSSLGGQDMVLHWEQPHSVNLVFLVVIVPLVLLAGLAWWLWKRWKAHWRPQCTDFPSERDLSRPGSSTYLNPAQH
- the LOC112910124 gene encoding T-cell surface glycoprotein CD1a-like isoform X2, encoding MLFLQLVLLAVLLPGGDSEDDSQEPISFRIILTTSFYSSSLTQNQGSAWLDELQTHGWNNKTGAFRYLQPWSKGNFSNEELLEVQNLFYTCTIRSSSTFHNHIRDWQLELRPEAWLSAGPSPGPGHLLLVCHVSGFYPKPVWVTWMRGEQEQQGTLYSDILPNTDGTWYLQVSLDVKVKEAAGLSCRVRHSSLGGQDMVLHWEQPHSVNLVFLVVIVPLVLLAGLAWWLWKRWKAHWRPQCTDFPSERDLSRPGSSTYLNPAQH